A segment of the Scophthalmus maximus strain ysfricsl-2021 chromosome 11, ASM2237912v1, whole genome shotgun sequence genome:
ttttttttttaaacgttggAATTACTGCAATCATGTTATTGTTGAAATGTCCCCTTGCCGGGAGATAATGTCCAAAGAAGGTACTCTCTGGTGACGAGCTATCTAAAGGTACACATCTGTCTTTGGTAATGACTTGAATAAAAACTCCTTTCTGTTTGCATTTCTGTAGGTAATGGTACGATTGACTTCCCTGAGTTCCTGACCATGATGGCCAGAAAGATGAAAGACACAGACAGCGAGGAGGAGATCAGAGAAGCCTTCAGAGTCTTTGACAAGGTACGTTCTGACTGACTAGACTGAGAACATTAACCAGTGCCACTCAATGAAATTAGGAGCTCTGTTATTTGGTGTGTCTATCAGCtggacaatattttttaaatgttcagcaTTCCGCTACAGTTCAAATCATCAATGTGAAGAAGAGGGTAAATTCTTATTTTGCTGAGGAAACTTTAGAGACGTTAGTAGAGACACGGAAACCGATTTCAGTGGGATTTGACTCATAGTTCTTATGTAAAATGAATATGATAATGGAAGCCCTTCTGTTGCCGTGTGCAGGATGGTAACGGCTACATCAGCGCAGCAGAGCTACGACACGTCATGACCAACTTGGGGGAGAAGCTCACTGACGAGGAGGTTGACGAAATGATCCGTGAGGCAGACATTGATGGCGACGGTCAGGTCAACTATGAGGGTGAGATTATCTTTGACTTGCGATTATCGCAACAAaatctttctgtttttgctgAAACCCTATTAAGACAAGGAGCACATTTATTGTATTGGACGGAGACAaggaaaaattgaaatgaaaaatgtcttgtAACAAAAGCAATCATGGCTAAGTGTTACTCTTTAGGTCTGTCATTTAAGatgttttttgctcttttcagaGTTTGTCCAGATGATGACTGCCAAGTGAAGAGAACACTGACATTTATCTCAACATTGCTTGTCCTCCTAAGATCACTCTCTTcaagaaccaaaaaaaaggaacaattaTCGAATGATAAACCAACTTCCCCCTCAGAATCACTTACCTGTAGAATTTTGCAATTTGTGCTTCAGTACATCCAACTACTTCAAAGGTATCTGTGTAGCAAACACCGACAGAATAATCCCTAGAGAAGTTAATGGACCAAGCTTTAGGGGGGCCGAAGCCCCCGTACTTCAGACCAAGATTCTGCCGAGTCACCCAGCTCCTGATAAATTTAGAGGAGAGAGCAACACTGAACAGGCAGAGGGATAGGAACCCGTGCCACAGCTCTTACAGAGAAGTTGGCCATTTAATTCTTTCCAAATAATCTTCAACAAAGACAATTGACTTTCTTGCGCCAGTGGTTATTCTCCAAACTCTGAATTGAGTACTCTTCTTGCATGCACCCTTTCTGTGGCGGTCTTATGTCACAACGAGGAGGCTCTGATCCCATCAGAGGTAGTGGTCAGATTGTGTACACACTGGAggtatatacataaatatatagctatatatatatgtaaaatttGTGTCACTATTGGTTATCGCAAGAGAAAATAGTTGCAATGTAGGGTGTTCATTGGTGCTCAGATGAGATATTCTAATACCTTGAAAAGTTGGGACAAGAATGGGAGACAGAAAAGTGCTGAGGGTTTCGGGGATGTTCTATCGTCTTGTCTTGAGTCGTGGGCTTCGCCTGCAGCACTGATTGGAGACAGTAGTGTGTTGTATTGCTTCAGGACGATTCTTGTGAAAACAACTGAGGAATGCAGTCAATACATTTGTTCTGCAGACAGATATCCTGATGATTCAATATTGATGTAAAGCTTTATTAATGTGTTCTCAAATATTAATGTATTGATGACAAACTTTGGTCACAaaatatatccatatatattaGTGTGTCGTAAAGTTTGCATTGCCTATTGTTGTAGTAAATGACCgtgacatgttttctctttggttttaaaatgtgccaTAATACTCAAGAAAACGCCTCAACCTTCTTGCAAGACTCGTAGTTCATTAGAATATAATAAACCTATTTAATAAAGACTTCATCATAATACATGCAGTTGAACATATACAGACTTTGGTATAAACCATGTGACTATTACATAGGTTTGGTTCtataagaagaaaaataaaccaaatgtcACTGTTGCCGCTGCTTTGATGACTCATGCTTTTCAGACACATCTTGTCCTTGTTGGTGTCTGATCTTCAATTTGTAGTTCGGTGATTCAAACTTCAATCTGCTTGCTGTTTTACTGAACATGAATACATAAACTGTATATTCACAAATAACTACTTGTGGGGGTGATGTGATTCATTTAGGCCATCAGAATGGGACAAACCAGTGGGTATGAAATGGAGTTGtagcaaataattaaaattaaaatgtgtcattggATCCTGCATTAGGTTTTTGGACAGAAATTTGCGAGGCACGTTAGTCAAAGGAAATTTCAAAACTGCTCTGGTCGAGGCGTTTCAATTGGTCACCTTTCAGATGTGtggcagaaaaaacaggaaatgtacTGACTGAAGCTATCTCAAAAATGTAAAGATGTGATATTTTCCATGAATCAATAAATTGACTGCGCTTTACTTCACCTGCATTTCATTGTCATGTTTAATCTAACACGAGATAAggactttaaaaagaaaagtactaATGCTACTCTATATCCTTCCTCTGCCAGTGTCCCTGTTCCAGAGCGGAGCACTAATCTGGTCCAGCCTGTTGCAGACTGGGTCAGGGCAGGTCGCACTGCAGCCTTCACTAGAGAACCCATCCCAGGCACAGGCTATGTTTAGCGGCTCATGAGATTGCTACAGGAGCCTGTGGTAATCCAGGTCAGCGGGGGTCACAACCTCTCTGAAGTGTGCCGGCCCTTCTTGCTGACAGGCCAGGTCCGGAACCAATGGGACAAGGTTTTAACTGGAGCAGGCAGATGTGATCGGCGTGTCCACCATGTGAGCGTCCTCGTGGTTAAGTAGATAAAGACTTTGGAAACAGGAGCACATGTAGGGACGGTAAGAATGACAGCATCACAGGCGGCAGGTGATTATCGCTCTCTGGTTGTGTATCTAACATCTGTGTTGTGCAATAGACAGAGGACAATTATGGATATGTGGTCTTCATCTGCTGCACTTTAAATATAAGTCCAAACACTTAAGGAACTATAGTTCACAGGAAGCTTCCTATCTACGCTATTATCCCCAGGGGAGGAAAGCATCCAAGTTCATTAACTCAAGTACTGcacttgaatacattttgaaggTACTTTACATATTTGAATTTGTGTTAATTCATACTACCGCCCCGTTACatgtcagagggaaatatttatACGAGGTAATATTATAGATAAAACTACCTAACAGTTTACTGTATTATGCTGATAAAGTAAGCTtcacctcaataagttatcAGTtatttcttaaatatgaatttgtcaATATTTGCCAAATAAATATTCGCACAACTTCATTAATCTTTCCTTAAACTTTAAACATAATTtaagtacagtatgtggttAATACTTACatgcttttacttttaatggATTTTACTGCTATTTTTACTTTACAGAAGTAAAGTAGCTGTAGTGTTTTAGCAGTGTGTATAATGTGTATAATATAAtgtgtataatatattattatacattatattattgATGCATTCATGTGAACTGTAAGCAGACTTGTATTGTTATAGTTGGTGGATGTTGTGCCAGTTTTAACCAATCTAAAATGAGTAACTAGTAACTATAGCTGTTACATGGACTGAAAAAGAGGTAAAAGTTTGAACACTACATCAAAGTTGTACTGATTTACAGAAGTCAATTAATTGTAATTTTACACACCACTGTTGGCCACAAGATTCATTTTTTACCAGGCTTCCAATCCACACAGTGATCCCTAACAAGATACcttgtatgtatatattgcaTGACCCTAACTTTAACACAAGGTGGGGTTGTTTCCTCAGATTCTAACTTCACTGAGCTGACACAGGAAGGAGACAAGACACTGtaactgaaaacagctgaacgAACCACGGTTTTAGAGAAGTTCATGAAAACGCAGCTT
Coding sequences within it:
- the calm3a gene encoding calmodulin 3a (phosphorylase kinase, delta), which gives rise to MADQLTEEQIAEFKEAFSLFDKDGDGTITTKELGTVMRSLGQNPTEAELQDMINEVDADGNGTIDFPEFLTMMARKMKDTDSEEEIREAFRVFDKDGNGYISAAELRHVMTNLGEKLTDEEVDEMIREADIDGDGQVNYEEFVQMMTAK